From the genome of Hymenobacter cellulosilyticus, one region includes:
- a CDS encoding agmatinase family protein, which translates to MSQSAASSLEKKLASFDPNALGDSAGGLYGLPFTVEEAQVVVVPVPWEVTVSYRGGTAQGPEAIREASLQVDLYEPDIPEAWRMGLAMEEEDEKVAEESRNLRTLAADYIGWLEAGQPADKAQSFATVPAQVTERGKALLDYLKQKTGAYLDAGKGVVLLGGDHSTPLGYMHALAERHQEFGILQIDAHCDLRPAYEGFQYSHASIMYNALQLPQVKKLVQVGIRDLCQQEAELVEHSGGRVVMFHNRFLSNEKFAKKSWKKVCGKIIAQLPPKVYLSFDIDGLDPKLCPGTGTPVPGGLEFEEALYLIRAIVESGREIIGCDLNEVAPGDTEWNAIVGARLLFQMAHWMGVSQGRIKAKISEK; encoded by the coding sequence ATGTCTCAGTCAGCTGCTTCCAGTCTGGAAAAAAAACTAGCCTCCTTCGACCCCAATGCTCTGGGCGACAGTGCCGGCGGCCTTTATGGTCTGCCTTTCACCGTGGAGGAAGCGCAGGTAGTTGTGGTGCCCGTTCCCTGGGAAGTAACCGTTTCGTACCGGGGTGGTACGGCGCAGGGCCCGGAGGCCATTCGCGAAGCTTCTTTGCAGGTTGACCTCTACGAGCCCGATATTCCAGAAGCTTGGCGCATGGGCCTGGCAATGGAGGAAGAAGATGAAAAAGTAGCCGAGGAAAGCCGCAACCTGCGTACCCTGGCTGCCGACTACATTGGCTGGCTCGAAGCCGGACAGCCTGCCGACAAAGCCCAGAGCTTTGCTACGGTGCCGGCCCAGGTAACTGAGCGGGGCAAGGCGCTGCTGGACTACCTCAAGCAGAAAACCGGGGCCTACCTCGACGCGGGCAAGGGCGTGGTGCTGCTGGGCGGTGACCACAGCACGCCCCTGGGCTACATGCACGCCCTGGCCGAGCGGCACCAGGAGTTTGGCATTCTGCAAATTGATGCCCACTGCGACCTGCGACCGGCGTACGAGGGGTTTCAGTACTCGCATGCCTCCATCATGTACAATGCCCTGCAGCTGCCCCAGGTGAAGAAACTGGTGCAAGTCGGCATCCGCGACTTGTGTCAGCAGGAAGCCGAGCTAGTCGAGCATTCGGGCGGACGCGTGGTGATGTTCCACAACCGGTTTTTGTCGAACGAGAAGTTTGCCAAGAAATCCTGGAAGAAAGTGTGCGGCAAAATCATTGCCCAACTGCCGCCCAAGGTATACCTGAGCTTCGACATTGATGGTCTGGACCCCAAGCTCTGCCCCGGTACCGGTACCCCCGTACCCGGCGGCCTGGAGTTTGAGGAAGCCCTGTACCTGATTCGGGCTATTGTGGAATCGGGCCGGGAAATCATCGGCTGCGACCTGAACGAAGTAGCGCCCGGCGACACGGAGTGGAATGCCATTGTGGGTGCCCGACTGCTGTTTCAGATGGCGCACTGGATGGGCGTTTCCCAGGGCCGCATCAAAGCCAAGATTTCGGAGAAATAA
- a CDS encoding chemotaxis protein CheA: MKSREEEYREIFMAEALEYYDAMSRHISELEKDPADEKALNELFRLMHNLKANARAMGFNDIGEVAHRMETIFGLIRSKERTFSGSLVPVLFTGVDTIGNMIRGVDQDEPVANPEMLLHNLDLLVEGQEPILEEDSDRNSDEDTSRKLELSDLVYIQIKKLDHLLNLVGELIIDRDRILTLSQEIGNPALQAAASHLFRIADDLQYSVMDARLVNVGSLFNKFPRVVRDVAVAEKKEVELIINGQDIQIDRNILQIITDALLHLVRNAIGHGLETPEERRRAGKREQGNLTLSAQTERDDVLIQVIDDGKGIDVEQVRRKAVERGLVSAEVSRSLDAHAVRAFLFEPGFSMAKEVTDISGRGVGLDVVKLAIDSLGGQLRVDSILGQGTTFTLVLPTSIAVKGALLFELEERSYAIPLMHTDSVVSLQPKQLHVVGGILMARLLGENIPIVDLRKLLHSNDGPLVPAVKSELEGRQDIIIVNYNNRKLGLIVDRFLRQQDIVIKPMSKPLDMIDLFGGVTLLGSGQVCLVIDVPALTRLFLARRP; the protein is encoded by the coding sequence ATGAAATCAAGGGAAGAGGAATACCGGGAAATTTTCATGGCCGAGGCGCTCGAGTACTACGACGCCATGAGCCGCCACATCAGTGAGCTGGAGAAAGATCCGGCCGACGAGAAGGCCCTGAATGAGCTGTTCCGGCTGATGCACAACCTCAAGGCCAACGCCCGGGCCATGGGGTTCAACGACATTGGCGAAGTGGCCCACCGGATGGAAACCATCTTCGGGCTGATTCGCAGCAAGGAGCGTACTTTCTCGGGTTCGCTGGTGCCCGTGCTCTTTACCGGGGTCGATACCATTGGTAACATGATTCGGGGGGTAGATCAGGATGAGCCGGTGGCCAACCCCGAGATGCTGCTTCACAACCTCGACTTGCTGGTGGAAGGGCAGGAGCCTATTCTGGAAGAGGACAGCGACAGGAATTCCGACGAGGATACCTCTCGTAAGCTGGAGCTCTCAGATCTGGTCTACATTCAGATCAAGAAGCTGGACCACCTGCTCAATCTGGTAGGGGAACTGATTATTGACCGGGACCGAATTCTGACGTTGAGCCAGGAAATCGGCAATCCGGCGTTGCAAGCTGCTGCTTCTCATTTGTTCCGCATTGCCGACGACCTGCAGTACAGCGTAATGGACGCGCGCCTGGTTAACGTAGGCTCGTTGTTCAACAAGTTTCCACGGGTTGTGCGCGACGTGGCTGTAGCGGAAAAGAAGGAAGTAGAGCTCATTATTAACGGGCAGGATATCCAGATTGACCGCAACATTCTGCAGATCATCACGGACGCTCTGTTGCACTTAGTGCGCAATGCCATTGGCCACGGGCTTGAAACGCCCGAGGAGCGGCGGCGGGCCGGTAAGCGCGAGCAAGGCAACCTGACCTTGTCGGCCCAGACGGAGCGGGACGACGTGCTGATTCAAGTAATCGACGACGGCAAGGGCATCGACGTGGAGCAGGTGCGCCGCAAGGCCGTGGAGCGGGGGCTGGTTTCAGCCGAAGTCTCCCGCTCCCTGGACGCCCATGCCGTGCGAGCGTTTCTCTTTGAGCCGGGTTTTTCCATGGCCAAGGAAGTAACCGATATCTCCGGTCGTGGCGTGGGACTAGACGTGGTAAAGCTGGCCATTGACTCGCTCGGTGGACAGTTGCGTGTCGATTCCATCCTGGGTCAAGGCACCACGTTTACGTTGGTACTGCCCACGTCCATTGCCGTAAAAGGAGCCCTGCTATTTGAGCTCGAAGAGCGCAGCTACGCTATTCCGCTGATGCACACCGATTCTGTAGTGTCGCTGCAACCCAAGCAGTTGCACGTGGTAGGCGGTATTCTGATGGCGCGTTTGCTGGGGGAAAATATTCCCATCGTAGATTTGCGCAAGCTCCTCCATAGTAATGATGGCCCGTTGGTGCCGGCTGTAAAGTCAGAACTGGAAGGCCGGCAGGACATCATTATTGTTAACTACAACAACCGTAAGCTTGGCTTAATCGTCGACCGTTTCCTGCGCCAGCAGGATATTGTCATCAAGCCAATGAGTAAACCACTGGACATGATTGACTTATTCGGCGGCGTGACGCTGCTGGGTAGCGGTCAGGTTTGTTTGGTAATTGACGTACCGGCGCTGACGCGACTTTTTCTAGCCAGGCGACCGTAA
- a CDS encoding chemotaxis protein CheC, with the protein MDLHMTELERDIIREILNIGLARAADSFAVIAQEKVLLEVPNLDIMPGSNILDKVHEFEGTHAIIQSDIRGEFNGTTLMFFSGQHVQRLSRVCLRMSVADSIQIDEMQESLLLEISNIITGALVTQLANILKAKIYGAPPKAPKGNIASSLTSLIASQPKVQPLIFSVITQFSDKENSVELPLMLFFDRNTFEKILDIIRTYDFLGGQESNPMG; encoded by the coding sequence ATGGATTTGCACATGACGGAACTAGAGCGTGATATTATCCGCGAGATTCTGAATATTGGGTTGGCCCGCGCGGCTGATTCCTTTGCAGTAATCGCGCAGGAAAAAGTGCTGCTGGAAGTTCCGAATCTGGACATTATGCCCGGGAGCAATATCCTGGATAAAGTGCACGAGTTCGAGGGCACCCACGCCATCATTCAGTCCGATATTCGGGGCGAGTTCAACGGCACGACGCTGATGTTCTTTTCTGGCCAGCACGTGCAGCGCCTCTCGCGGGTGTGCCTACGCATGTCGGTAGCCGATTCGATTCAGATTGATGAGATGCAGGAGTCGCTGCTGCTGGAAATCAGCAACATCATCACCGGAGCGCTGGTGACTCAGCTGGCCAATATTCTCAAGGCCAAGATCTACGGAGCACCTCCCAAAGCTCCCAAAGGCAATATTGCCAGCTCCCTGACCAGCCTGATTGCCAGCCAGCCCAAGGTGCAGCCTCTGATTTTCTCGGTAATTACCCAGTTCTCCGACAAGGAAAACTCCGTGGAGCTGCCCCTGATGCTCTTCTTTGACCGCAACACGTTCGAGAAGATTCTGGATATTATCCGCACTTACGACTTTCTGGGTGGGCAGGAAAGCAACCCGATGGGTTAG